The window GTCAACCAATCGGGCTGCGCGGCCGTAACCGATGCCGAGACATCGTTGGATCAACGACAGCGAGCCGCGCCCCTCACGCACGACTACCTCGATCGCACTTTCATACAGTTCGTCTTTCTTGCGAAGGTTCTCGACATTGAGTTCCCCGGCGCCGCCCTCGCCATCGGCGTCCACCTTGAGATTCATCAACTCACCGATGAACTTTTGCTCTCCGCCGCTACTGCAGTGCTCGCACACCCGGTCGATTTCGGCATCGGAAAGATAGGTCCCCTGCCCGCGAATCAACGTGCTCGTACCAGGCCACAGAAACAGCATGTCCCCGTTGCCGAGCAATTTGTCGGCACCGTTCTCGTCGAGCACGACCCGACTGTCGGTTTTGCTGGCGACCTGGAAACTCAATCGAGCCGGCAGGTTACTCTTAATCAGACCCGTGATCACGTCAACGGTCGGCTTCTGCGTTGCCAGGATCAAGTGAATCCCCACCGCACGACTCTTTTGTGCCAAGCGAATGATGTGTTGCTCGACATCTTTGCCGGCCGTCATCATCAGGTCCGCCATTTCGTCAGCAATGATCACGATGAACGGGAGTTTGTCGGGCACGTCGCTGCCACCCTCTTCCTCGTCGATCTCGAGTCGTCGCAGCACCTCTTCGCGGCCCAAGTCATTGTAGCTGTTGATGTGCCGCACCCCGGCCTTGGCGAGCAGCGCGTACCGCTCTTCCATTTTATCGACGGCCCAGCCCAGGATTGCTTCGGCCTTCTTCATGTCCGTGATCACGGGGTGCATCAGGTGAGGCAAGCGACCGTATCCGCTCAGTTCGACCATTTTGGGGTCGATCATCAGCATCCGCACCTCGTCGGGTTTGCAGCACATCAGGATGCTGACGATGATCGCGTTGAGACAGACGGATTTCCCTGTACCGGTTCGTCCGGCGATCAGCAGGTGAGGCATTTTTGCGAGGTCGACTGGCATCGGCGAGCCGGAGACGTCTTGGCCAAGAAACACTGGGATGTTCATCTTGTGAACGCGTGAGTCGGATTGTTCGATCACATCACGCAGCCGCACGACCTGGCGGATCTCGTTGGGGACTTCAATCCCCACCGTGTTCTTGCCGGGAATCGGTGCGACAACGCGGACGCTCGGCACTCGTAGGGCAATGGCGAGATCGTCAGCCAGCGCGCTGATCTTGTTGAGCCGCAGCCCCGCTTCGAGTTCGATCTCATACTGCGCGATGACCGGGCCGAGCTGAATATCGGTAACCCGCACATTGCACCCGAAGTTACAGATAGTTTCCTGTAATAGGATTGCTTTGCGTCGCGCCTCAGCCTCTTGCTCGTCATAGTCGAACCCGTCACTGCTTTCGAGCAACTCGAGACTGGGTAAGTTGTAATCGGACAGATCCCCGCTGGAGTCCTGAACAGCATCGTCGAGTTGTTCCCGCATGTCTTTTTTGCGAGGAATCTGAATATTGGGTTCCGGTGGTTCCTCATGCGCTTCGTCGTTGCGGAGATCGTGCACCTCGTCATCGTATTCGAGCTCGCGGGTGACGCTTTCCTCGACATCGTCGTCTTCGTATTCCACTCGGTCGGACTCCGGTGGCGCGGTGGCAGCCTTTTTCGCGGGAGTCGATAGCGACGGCGCCTCGGTTGCTGGAACGGGTTCATCCGTAGACTCCGTGGGCCGCCGTGGCTGCCGAATCTGAAATTCAGGCTCCGGTTTGGCTTTGCCTGAGGTGGGTTCGGCTGGCTGCTCACCGTCGAGTTCGATCGGCGCCTCGGTATCGCTGAATGGTTGACGTCGACGTTTCAAGGTGACGGGCATAGCGCCGGCTGCGCGTGAAATTCCTCGCCGTGACACTTTGGCACCGCCTAGCACCACGCGGCGACCGGCGTAGATCAGCATGTAGTCGGTCGTCAGCAGGAGACCGACGGCTAAAGTCGTCAGCGTCAGGATCCAAGATCCGATCGAATTAAAATGCTGGAGCAGGAATCCTGAGCCCATCGCGCCAAGGTAACCGCCGTTGCCGACAACAGGCATGCCGGCGAGTTGGATCGTCGTCATTGCCGCTCCGGTGCAAACCGCCAGCAGCGTCACGCAGCCGCCGAGAGAGCGCAGTACCGGTGCGTTCATTTGTCCGCGAATCAGCAATGCCGTCGCGACCCCTCCACCCGCTCCGATCAACAGCGCGACCCCGATACCGACGAGGTCGAGTAAGCACGAGGCGACCAAAGCACCGAGCGCGCCGCAGGCATTATGAATGTTCTCGTTGAGCGGATAAACAGAAACGTCCGGCGAGTAGAACTGCGAAATCGGCCAAATTGAATTCGGGACGGGGTCTGCCGGATCGTGCGTCAACACAGCCACAAACGTCAACAGCGTCGCCGCGACAATGGCGAGCGCAGGAATATCCCGTCGCAGGGAAACACTGCGAGTCGACTCGGCGGTATCGAGATTGGCTTCAGACATGAACGAGAGCTGGGCAGCGATTAGCCATTACCTATGGGGTGCATGAGAGGAGTTGGGGACCCTGGTCCCGAGCGAGCAATTCGGTCTCGGACGGGACCAGGGTCCCATCCTACGCGTCTATTTGGGGCATGTATCAATCCATTGGCGGTTCGCGAGCAGCTAGCAGCCAATAGCGATCAGCTTCTTTATCGTCATCTTCGGGGCGGGCCCTACAACAGACTTCGTTTTCGCGTCATAATCGCTCGCCTTCCCGACCCATTCCTCGGCAATGGCACCCTCCAGCGATGTTTCACGACAAAATCGGCGATCTTGGCATTACTTTCGACGACGTTCTCCTGCTGCCTGCCTACAGCGAGGTGGTGCCCAGCGAAGTCGACGTCAGCAGCCAGTTGACGCAGCGGATTCGGTTGCAAATCCCGCTCATTTCGTCACCGATGGACACCGTGACAGAAGCGGAAATGGCGATCGCGCTCGCCAAGGAAGGGGGCATGGGCATCGTGCACAAGAATCTCTCCGTGCGGCAGCAGACCGAAGAAGTCCTCAAGGTCAAACGGTCAGCCAACGGGATCATTATCGACCCTGTGACGCTCGGCCCCGACGAGCAGGTCGGCAAAGCCGCCGAAATGATGGATCGTGCCAACGTCTCGGGCATCCCCATCGTGACGGGCGATCGAACCCTTGTCGGGATCCTGACGCGACGTGACTTGCGCTTTCTTGAGGATCCGAATCTGCCCGTATCTGACGTCATGACTAAAAATAATTTAGTAACGGCTGTAGGGAATGTGAGTCTTGCGCAAGCTGAGAAGATTTTAACGGAAAAAAGGGTGGAGAAACTTCTCCTGATTGACGAAGAAAGAAAACTGACGGGGTTAATTACGATTCGCGACATCGACATGATGAAGCGGTTCCCGCGGGCCTGCAAAGATCCACAGGGCCGACTGCGTGTCGGAGCTGCGATCGGCGTCGGCGACTTTGATCGAGCCGAAAAACTCATCAATCAAGGCGTTGACCTGCTCGTGGTCGATTCGGCTCACGGGCACAGCAAAAACGTGATCGACACCGTCAGAGAGATTAAAACGAACAAAGGATGGGACATCGATGTCGTCGCCGGAAACGTCGCGACGGCTCAGGGAGCAGCGGATTTGATCGCTGCCGGAGCCGACGCAGTGAAGGTGGGCATCGGACCTGGATCGATTTGCACCACCCGGGTGATCAGCGGTATCGGAGTACCGCAGGTAACGGCCATCCTCAGTGCCGTGCAAGTCGCTCACGAACGAAACATTCCTGTCATCGCTGACGGCGGCATTCGCTTCAGCGGCGACATCACCAAAGCACTCGCCGCAGGGGCGAGCACGGTCATGATCGGCAGCCTATTTGCCGGTCTCGCCGAAAGCCCCGGCAAAATGATTCTCTACCAAGGTCGAACGTTCAAAGCGTACCGCGGGATGGGATCGATGGGGGCGATGGTGAAGGGCAGCAGTGACCGGTATCGCCAAAAAGGCACCGAAGCGGGCAAACTCGTCCCCGAAGGTGTCGAAGGACGCGTGCCGTTCAAAGGGCCGCTGTCGGATTACGCCTACCAATTGGTCGGCGGACTCCGCGCCGGCATGGGATACATCGGTACACGGACGATCGAAGAACTACGTCGAGACGCGAAATTCATTCGCGTTTCGGCAGCCACGGTGAGGGAGAACCACCCACATGACATTGCCATCACGCAAGAAGCGCCGAATTACAGCCCGGACGTTCATTCAGGCGATTCCGTGTAGCCCCCTCACGGCCGCCGCGCTAATCGGCGCGGCGTCCATCTCGCCGGTCGCCGCCCAATCCACGGGCTGGCACGGCAATCCCGGCCTCCGACCGGTGCCCCAGGTTCGCTCTTCTTCCATGATGGCGAACTCCTCAAACTCATCCAGTAGCGCGGCCGCTACCCAGCGTCCCGGGTGGAACCTGAAGTGGCGGACGAGTCCTCAGATGGCCGCCGAGCAGGCCCGTCAAATCAGCGATGAAGCTTTCGCACAGACGCCGCCGCAACCGACTGCCGCTTCGCCAGTGGACAACGGCACCTATCGCCCGCGGATCATCGTATCAGGAGCCGACGCGTCTACTGCAGCAGTGACGCGAGCGAGCGAGACCAACCGCTTGCGTCCGGAGACTACATCTGAGCTTCGACAGGTGGCCTGGACGAATCCACAGTCGGATTCTCCTAGTGGCGGCTTTGCGTTGCCTGATAATCAATTCCGTGGACCTGAAACGACACCGCCCAGCGCCACGACTCCCGGTCAGTCGGGGCCTGCGCTCCAAGCCCCCAGTCGGGCGGCCACCGCAGAACTACCTCCGCCGGCGCCCTCGATGACCGTGCCGACCGCCCCTGCCCAGCCACCGAGCTCGGGAAGCCCACAAGGCAAGGCGGCCAACGATAATCTGGAAAGCCTTTTTGGATTCGGTCCGACCACCAACCAAAAACCCACCGGCCCGAGCACTCCACCAGCTCAAGCGGGGACTGATGGTTCGTCGATCCGTGATATGCTCGGCAGCGATCCCGCCCAACCCTCATTGGTCGAGCCCGCTTCGCCCCAAACACCGAATTTGCAAGTGCTACCGCCGGGCATCCCGGAGGAAGAATCCACAGACTCGCCGTCTGATCTGAAGTCCTTTGCTCCCAATCCCTTTGAAAACCGTGATGTCGGTCGTAGCTCGCGGGGCGACCTCGAATCGGAGCGGGACCGTCGTGATCGTGAGGGTTTCGACGGCGGTCGCCTCCCCGAGCTTTTTGATCCTGAGGAAAACGGTCCTGCCAACAGTGGCACGGGATTATCCTGCGATGAGTTCCGTGAACGAATTCGCAGCGCCACAATCGATAAGGTATCACTTGACCCGAGCCCGCCGTTTCGTCCCGACGTGATCGACTTGAAAGAGTTCGAGAAGCTCAAAGATCGTTTCAATGAGAATCAGAAGGTTCGCACATGGCGCAGCATTGACGGCCGGCCGATGGGTACGGGACGACTTGATGATCTCGCATATGAAAACGCGATCATTCGCACTGAGTTTGGTAGCAAGGAAGAGTTGCCGCTGAATCAGCTCAGCGAAGCTGATCTCGCGTACATCTCGCAGAACTGGGGGCTACCCACCGAATGCTTGATCGAGCAAGTTGCCTATACATCGCGGCAATGGACACCAACGACCATGACCTATGCGGCGTCCAATCTGTGTCACAAACCACTGTATTTTGAAGAAGTTAACCTTGAGCGATACGGTCATACCGCTGGACCACTGGCTCAACCGATTATCTCGTCGGCTCACTTCTTCCTGAACATCGCCGTGCTACCTTACAAGATGGGTGTCCACTCCCCACATGAATGCCAATACGCGCTGGGCTACTATCGCCCTGGCAACTGTGCCCCCTGGATTATCCCACCCGTGCCATTGAGCGTGAAAGGTGCGTGGTACCAAGCCACCGCCATCACCGGGACAGCACTGTTGGTTCCGTAGAGTTGAGTCCTGAACTGTCTGGCCCTGGCCTGGCGACGCCTGCTCCCTCCGTCCTCTTGGCAAAGTCCATGGGATAGCTGACAACATCGTCGTACTTGCGTGGATGCCAACACCACGCTGGATCGAACGCGAACGAGACGCGGAGCAATGGAATTAATTTGGGACGATGGCGGACGCGCCGATAGCGGGTACGTAGGGCTGGCCGGTGACTGCGTCACCCGTGCAATTGCGATCGCCACCGGCACCAGCTACCGCGACGTTTACGGGGCTCTTGGTGCGATCGCAGACATGACCCCGCGAAATGGGTTAGCGACCAGCGTCGCCGCTCAGCACCTCCACACGCTGGGATGGGAGCGTCATGAGGGCGATGGCATGAGTC of the Allorhodopirellula heiligendammensis genome contains:
- a CDS encoding DNA translocase FtsK → MSEANLDTAESTRSVSLRRDIPALAIVAATLLTFVAVLTHDPADPVPNSIWPISQFYSPDVSVYPLNENIHNACGALGALVASCLLDLVGIGVALLIGAGGGVATALLIRGQMNAPVLRSLGGCVTLLAVCTGAAMTTIQLAGMPVVGNGGYLGAMGSGFLLQHFNSIGSWILTLTTLAVGLLLTTDYMLIYAGRRVVLGGAKVSRRGISRAAGAMPVTLKRRRQPFSDTEAPIELDGEQPAEPTSGKAKPEPEFQIRQPRRPTESTDEPVPATEAPSLSTPAKKAATAPPESDRVEYEDDDVEESVTRELEYDDEVHDLRNDEAHEEPPEPNIQIPRKKDMREQLDDAVQDSSGDLSDYNLPSLELLESSDGFDYDEQEAEARRKAILLQETICNFGCNVRVTDIQLGPVIAQYEIELEAGLRLNKISALADDLAIALRVPSVRVVAPIPGKNTVGIEVPNEIRQVVRLRDVIEQSDSRVHKMNIPVFLGQDVSGSPMPVDLAKMPHLLIAGRTGTGKSVCLNAIIVSILMCCKPDEVRMLMIDPKMVELSGYGRLPHLMHPVITDMKKAEAILGWAVDKMEERYALLAKAGVRHINSYNDLGREEVLRRLEIDEEEGGSDVPDKLPFIVIIADEMADLMMTAGKDVEQHIIRLAQKSRAVGIHLILATQKPTVDVITGLIKSNLPARLSFQVASKTDSRVVLDENGADKLLGNGDMLFLWPGTSTLIRGQGTYLSDAEIDRVCEHCSSGGEQKFIGELMNLKVDADGEGGAGELNVENLRKKDELYESAIEVVVREGRGSLSLIQRCLGIGYGRAARLVDYMAEDGIVGQYNGAKSREVLLTMAQWQQMQGLPVEADEPVASVDAMSQRVAAVSQEGAPEEHESYEDDRDYEDVDE
- the guaB gene encoding IMP dehydrogenase gives rise to the protein MFHDKIGDLGITFDDVLLLPAYSEVVPSEVDVSSQLTQRIRLQIPLISSPMDTVTEAEMAIALAKEGGMGIVHKNLSVRQQTEEVLKVKRSANGIIIDPVTLGPDEQVGKAAEMMDRANVSGIPIVTGDRTLVGILTRRDLRFLEDPNLPVSDVMTKNNLVTAVGNVSLAQAEKILTEKRVEKLLLIDEERKLTGLITIRDIDMMKRFPRACKDPQGRLRVGAAIGVGDFDRAEKLINQGVDLLVVDSAHGHSKNVIDTVREIKTNKGWDIDVVAGNVATAQGAADLIAAGADAVKVGIGPGSICTTRVISGIGVPQVTAILSAVQVAHERNIPVIADGGIRFSGDITKALAAGASTVMIGSLFAGLAESPGKMILYQGRTFKAYRGMGSMGAMVKGSSDRYRQKGTEAGKLVPEGVEGRVPFKGPLSDYAYQLVGGLRAGMGYIGTRTIEELRRDAKFIRVSAATVRENHPHDIAITQEAPNYSPDVHSGDSV